From one Rosa rugosa chromosome 4, drRosRugo1.1, whole genome shotgun sequence genomic stretch:
- the LOC133743037 gene encoding uncharacterized protein LOC133743037: MLCIFTVHMVLSVAVSCLSFSQYAYHSNDMSKHISLSKYRRDIRRGCITRSQILPSVLGDADGLRVFVLSDLHTDYTENMKWIKDLSSVRYKNDILIVAGDVSETYKNFIMTMSLLKNKFEHVLYVPGNHDLWCHREGEIYLDSHQKLNKVLDACRGLGVETNPIVLDGLGIIPLLSWYHESFDKEEEITNIHIPPLEMACKDFKACKWSAELSNGDISLALYFDAMNEKNQNVIKEIQNTCSQIITFSHFVPRQELCPEKRMLFYPKLPKIIGSDCLEVRIRSIHGVEGSASACHVFGHTHFCWDAVLDGIRYVQAPLAYPRERKRRMNGGENWLPFCIYSNGKLSDRLSPCYWSDYYSSNPRTPHNTKLAPWVARFYNQT, from the exons ATGCTCTGCATTTTCACTGTACACATGGTACTAAGTGTTGCCGTATCTTGCTTGAGCTTTTCGCAATATGCTTATCATTCAAACGACATGTCAAAACATATATCATTGAGTAAATATAGAAGAGACATAAGGAGGGGTTGCATTACAAGGTCTCAAATTTTGCCTTCAGTTCTTGGGGATGCTGATGGGTTACGAGTATTTGTGCTCTCAGATTTGCACACTGACTATACTGAAAACATGAAATGGATCAAGGACTTATCGTCCGTCAGATACAAGAATGATATTCTTATTGTAGCTGGTGATGTTTCTGAGACATACAAGAACTTTATAATGACCATGTCTCTCTTGAAGAATAAATTTGAACATGTCCTTTATGTTCCTGGGAACCATGACCTCTGGTGCCATCGGGAGGGAGAAATTTAT CTTGATTCTCATCAGAAGTTAAATAAAGTGCTAGATGCGTGTAGAGGACTTGGAGTTGAGACAAATCCAATAGTTTTAGATGGCTTGGGAATTATTCCTTTGCTCTCATGGTATCATGAG AGCTTTGATAAGGAGGAGGAAATAACCAATATCCACATTCCACCTCTAGAGATG GCATGCAAGGACTTCAAGGCATGCAAATGGTCTGCGGAACTGTCAAATGGAGATATCTCGCTTGCCCTGTATTTCGATGCAATGAATGAGAAGAATCAAAACGTGATCAAGGAGATCCAGAACACATGTAGCCAAATAATTACCTTTTCTCACTTTGTCCCCAG GCAAGAGCTGTGTCCAGAGAAAAGAATGCTATTCTATCCGAAGCTTCCAAAGATTATTGGCTCTGATTGTCTTGAGGTCCGTATAAGGTCCATCCATGGGGTTGAAGGAAGTGCATCTGCATGTCATGTGTTTGGTCATACACATTTCTGCTGGGATGCTGTGCTTGATGGTATCAG GTATGTGCAGGCTCCATTAGCTTACCCAAGGGAACGGAAGAGGAGAATGAATGGGGGTGAAAATTGGTTGCCATTTTGTATCTATTCTAATGGAAAGTTGTCTGATAGGCTTTCGCCGTGTTATTGGTCTGATTATTACTCTTCCAACCCAAGAACACCTCATAACACTAAACTTGCCCCTTGGGTTGCCAGGTTTTATAACCAAACATGA
- the LOC133743034 gene encoding type I inositol polyphosphate 5-phosphatase 12 isoform X2 — protein MDERSDDEDKDALAGLSSAPAPPRKSHSLSQQLRGTSAQKRHQLRKHSLDDVHVPMNVVNVDPYYDSSDDDFFPYSSNTTSASSNMTMSAEEYVSSSHRLDQSLCMEGGVDHHEPGSSREIQPLPEFIGSGGGTGIFRVPTRAAVHPGRPPCLELRPHPLRETQVGRFLRTIACTETQLWAGQEGGVRVWNLKDVFEPGCGLGGRVLRGDEDAAPYYESANTSPAMFLMVDVGNKLIWSGHKDGKIRSWKMDQPLDASTPFKEGLSWQAHRAPVLAMVMTSYGDMWSGSEGGVIKIWPWESIEKSLSLKPEERHMAALLVERSCIDLRSQVTVNGVCSISSQDVKCLLSDNFRAKVWCTGSMSFSLWDARTRELVKVFNVDGQIENRVDMSSVQQDQASVEDEMKVKFVSTTKKEKSQGFLQRSRNAIMGAADAVRRVATRGAGAFVEDAKKTEALVLTADGMIWSGCTNGLLVQWDGNGNRVQDFNHHPSAVQCFCTFGARIYVGYASGHIQVLDLEGNLIARWVAHSSPVIKLAVGTGCIYSLATHGGIRGWNMKSPGPSDDILRSELAAKESIYTRRDNVRILIGSWNVGQGRASHGSLMSWLGSAVPDVGIVVVGLQEVEMGAGFLAMSAAKETVGLEGSSVGHWWLDNIGKALEEGKTFERMGSRQLAGLLISLWVRKNLRTHVGDIDAGAVPCGFGRAIGNKGGVGLRIRVYDRIMCFVNCHLAAHLEAVNRRNADFDHIYRNMVFNRSSLLNTAAAGVSTAVNTVRTTNAAGSNSEEAARPELAEADVVVFLGDFNYRLFGISYDEARDFVSQRCFDWLREKDQLRAEMKAGKVFQGMREALIRFPPTYKFERHQAGLAGYDAGEKKRIPAWCDRIIYRDNRSAPVSECSLECPVVSAILQYDACMDVTDSDHKPVRCKLTVQIAHVDRSVRRGEFGEIIRSNEKIRSMLEELNYVPETSVNTNNIILQNQDTSILRITNKCVKDMAIFKIICEGHSTVKEDGEEPDYRPRGANGFPRWLEVTPAAGMIKPEQSAEVSVHHEEFHTLEEFVDGIPQNWWCEDTRDKEVILLVNVQGSCSAQTYTHRIRVRHCFSAKTVSRIDSKSNSSRKGQGSPVHKQPANTSSETNSKNP, from the exons ATGGACGAGAGGAGTGATGACGAGGACAAGGATGCATTGGCCGGGTTAAGCTCTGCCCCTGCTCCGCCCCGGAAATCGCACTCATTAAGCCAGCAACTGCGTGGAACCTCAGCTCAGAAACGGCACCAACTGCGCAAGCATAGCCTCGACGATGTCCACGTACCCATGAACGTTGTTAATGTGGATCCCTACTACGATTCTTCCGACGATGATTTCTTTCCCTACTCGTCCAACACCACCAGTGCATCATCCAACATGACCATGAGTGCTGAGGAGTACGTCTCCTCCTCGCATAGATTAGACCAAAGCCTGTGCATGGAGGGCGGTGTGGATCATCATGAACCAGGCAGCAGCCGGGAAATCCAGCCATTACCTGAATTCATAGGGAGTGGCGGCGGAACAGGAATTTTTAGGGTCCCAACGCGGGCTGCAGTGCATCCCGGTCGGCCTCCATGCTTGGAGTTGAGACCACACCCTTTGAGGGAAACTCAGGTAGGGAGGTTCCTTAGAACCATTGCGTGCACCGAGACACAACTCTGGGCTGGTCAGGAGGGTGGAGTCAGGGTCTGGAATCTTAAGGATGTATTTGAACCTGGGTGCGGTCTCGGAGGCAGGGTCCTGAGGGGTGATGAGGATGCAGCGCCTTACTATGAATCTGCAAACACCTCTCCTGCCATGTTTTTGATGGTTGATGTTGGGAATAAGTTGATTTGGAGCGGGCATAAGGATGGCAAGATTAGGTCTTGGAAGATGGATCAGCCTTTGGATGCTTCTACTCCTTTTAAGGAAGGGCTTTCCTGGCAGGCGCACCGTGCTCCTGTTCTTGCCATGGTTATGACTTCTTATG GTGATATGTGGTCAGGTTCTGAGGGTGGTGTTATTAAGATCTGGCCATGGGAATCCATTGAAAAATCTCTTTCTCTAAAGCCAGAGGAAAGACACATGGCAGCTTTACTGGTGGAGAGGTCATGCATTGACCTTAGGAGCCAGGTTACTGTAAATGGTGTCTGCAGTATATCTTCTCAAGATGTCAAGTGTTTGTTATCTGATAATTTTAGAGCAAAAGTTTGGTGTACTGGGTCTATGTCCTTCTCATTGTG GGATGCTCGTACACGAGAGCTTGTGAAAGTCTTTAATGTAGATGGTCAGATTGAGAATAGAGTTGACATGTCGTCTGTGCAGCAAGATCAAGCATCAGTAGAAGATGAGATGAAGGTGAAATTTGTTTCGACGACGAAAAAGGAGAAATCGCAGGGCTTTTTGCAACGGTCCCGCAATGCTATAATGGGAGCTGCAGATGCTGTTCGCCGAGTTGCGACCAGAGGGGCAGGGGCATTTGTAGAAGATGCCAAGAAAACGGAAGCACTAGTGCTAACTGCAGATGGCATGATATGGAGCGGATGTACAAATGGTTTATTGGTACAGTGGGATGGGAATGGAAACCGTGTTCAAGATTTTAATCACCATCCTTCTGCTGTCCAGTGCTTTTGCACTTTTGGGGCACGCATATATGTAGGATATGCGAGTGGTCACATTCAGGTCTTGGATCTTGAGGGAAATCTGATTGCAAGATGGGTTGCACACAGTAGTCCGGTCATAAAATTGGCAGTTGGAACTGGTTGTATTTATAGCTTGGCTACTCACGGTGGAATACGTGGATGGAACATGAAATCTCCAGGACCTAGTGATGACATACTACGTTCTGAATTGGCTGCTAAAGAAAGTATATATACTAGAAGAGACAACGTTAGAATTTTGATTGGCTCATGGAATGTTGGTCAAGGAAGAGCATCTCATGGTTCACTCATGTCATGGTTGGGTTCCGCTGTGCCAGATGTTGGTATTGTAGTTGTTGGGTTGCAAGAAGTAGAAATGGGTGCAGGTTTTCTTGCAATGTCTGCAGCAAAAGAAACT GTAGGGCTTGAAGGGAGTTCTGTTGGGCACTGGTGGCTGGATAATATAGGAAAGGCTTTAGAAGAAGGAAAAACTTTCGAACGTATGGGTTCTAGGCAGCTAGCAGGCTTGCTCATATCTCTTTG GGTAAGAAAAAATCTTAGAACACACGTTGGAGATATAGATGCTGGAGCAGTTCCATGCGGCTTTGGTCGTGCCATTGGCAACAAG GGAGGTGTAGGTTTGAGAATCAGAGTCTATGATCGGATAATGTGCTTTGTGAACTGTCACTTGGCTGCACATTTGGAAGCTGTCAATCGCCGCAATGCTGACTTTGATCACATTTATCGAAATATGGTCTTCAATCGGTCATCTCTACTTAACACAGCAGCTG CTGGTGTGTCTACTGCTGTTAACACGGTTCGGACTACAAAT GCTGCAGGCAGCAACTCTGAAGAAGCAGCAAGACCTGAATTAGCCGAAGCCGATGTGGTTGTTTTTCTGGGTGATTTCAATTACCGACTTTTTGGTATATCTTATGATGAAGCAAGGGACTTCGTTTCACAAAGATGCTTTGATTGGCTCAGAGAAAAAGATCAGCTCAGAGCAGAGATGAAAGCTGGGAAAGTTTTCCAAGGGATGCGTGAGGCACTCATCAGATTCCCTCCAACATACAAGTTTGAAAGGCACCAAGCAGGTTTAGCAG GATATGATGCTGGTGAGAAGAAACGAATTCCTGCCTGGTGTGACAGAATAATATATCGTGATAATCGATCAGCTCCAGTCTCTGAGTGCAGTTTAGAGTGCCCTGTGGTCTCAGCAATTTTACA GTATGATGCATGCATGGATGTGACTGACAGTGATCACAAACCTGTCCGGTGTAAATTAACTGTACAAATTGCCCATGTTGATAGATCGGTAAGGAGAGGGGAGTTTGGGGAAATTATTAGATCCAATGAGAAAATCAGATCTATGCTTGAAGAATTGAATTATGTTCCTGAAACTAGTGTGAACACAAACAACATAATCCTTCAAAATCAGGATACATCCATTTTACGTATCACCAATAAATGTGTGAAGGATATGGCCATATTTAAAATCATTTGCGAAGGTCACTCCACTGTCAaggaggatggagaagagcctGATTATCGCCCAAGAGGTGCCAACGGGTTTCCCAGATGGCTTGAG GTCACACCAGCAGCTGGCATGATTAAACCTGAACAATCTGCGGAAGTATCCGTTCATCATGAAGAGTTCCATACTTTAGAAGAATTTGTTGATGGCATCCCTCAAAATTGGTGGTGTGAAGATACTCGTGATAAGGAAGTGATTTTGCTGGTGAATGTCCAAGGTAGCTGCTCAGCGCAAACATACACTCACCGAATCCGTGTGAGGCATTGCTTCTCAGCCAAGACAGTATCGCGCATTGACTCCAAATCCAACAGCTCTAGAAAAGGCCAGGGAAGTCCAGTTCACAAGCAACCTGCTAACACTTCAAGTGAAACTAACTCAAAAAATCCTTGA
- the LOC133743034 gene encoding type I inositol polyphosphate 5-phosphatase 12 isoform X1 — protein MDERSDDEDKDALAGLSSAPAPPRKSHSLSQQLRGTSAQKRHQLRKHSLDDVHVPMNVVNVDPYYDSSDDDFFPYSSNTTSASSNMTMSAEEYVSSSHRLDQSLCMEGGVDHHEPGSSREIQPLPEFIGSGGGTGIFRVPTRAAVHPGRPPCLELRPHPLRETQVGRFLRTIACTETQLWAGQEGGVRVWNLKDVFEPGCGLGGRVLRGDEDAAPYYESANTSPAMFLMVDVGNKLIWSGHKDGKIRSWKMDQPLDASTPFKEGLSWQAHRAPVLAMVMTSYGDMWSGSEGGVIKIWPWESIEKSLSLKPEERHMAALLVERSCIDLRSQVTVNGVCSISSQDVKCLLSDNFRAKVWCTGSMSFSLWDARTRELVKVFNVDGQIENRVDMSSVQQDQASVEDEMKVKFVSTTKKEKSQGFLQRSRNAIMGAADAVRRVATRGAGAFVEDAKKTEALVLTADGMIWSGCTNGLLVQWDGNGNRVQDFNHHPSAVQCFCTFGARIYVGYASGHIQVLDLEGNLIARWVAHSSPVIKLAVGTGCIYSLATHGGIRGWNMKSPGPSDDILRSELAAKESIYTRRDNVRILIGSWNVGQGRASHGSLMSWLGSAVPDVGIVVVGLQEVEMGAGFLAMSAAKETVGLEGSSVGHWWLDNIGKALEEGKTFERMGSRQLAGLLISLWVRKNLRTHVGDIDAGAVPCGFGRAIGNKGGVGLRIRVYDRIMCFVNCHLAAHLEAVNRRNADFDHIYRNMVFNRSSLLNTAAGMIPYLFLSCCLAFSTYLFWLLYSSGLPWVLSLAAGVSTAVNTVRTTNAAGSNSEEAARPELAEADVVVFLGDFNYRLFGISYDEARDFVSQRCFDWLREKDQLRAEMKAGKVFQGMREALIRFPPTYKFERHQAGLAGYDAGEKKRIPAWCDRIIYRDNRSAPVSECSLECPVVSAILQYDACMDVTDSDHKPVRCKLTVQIAHVDRSVRRGEFGEIIRSNEKIRSMLEELNYVPETSVNTNNIILQNQDTSILRITNKCVKDMAIFKIICEGHSTVKEDGEEPDYRPRGANGFPRWLEVTPAAGMIKPEQSAEVSVHHEEFHTLEEFVDGIPQNWWCEDTRDKEVILLVNVQGSCSAQTYTHRIRVRHCFSAKTVSRIDSKSNSSRKGQGSPVHKQPANTSSETNSKNP, from the exons ATGGACGAGAGGAGTGATGACGAGGACAAGGATGCATTGGCCGGGTTAAGCTCTGCCCCTGCTCCGCCCCGGAAATCGCACTCATTAAGCCAGCAACTGCGTGGAACCTCAGCTCAGAAACGGCACCAACTGCGCAAGCATAGCCTCGACGATGTCCACGTACCCATGAACGTTGTTAATGTGGATCCCTACTACGATTCTTCCGACGATGATTTCTTTCCCTACTCGTCCAACACCACCAGTGCATCATCCAACATGACCATGAGTGCTGAGGAGTACGTCTCCTCCTCGCATAGATTAGACCAAAGCCTGTGCATGGAGGGCGGTGTGGATCATCATGAACCAGGCAGCAGCCGGGAAATCCAGCCATTACCTGAATTCATAGGGAGTGGCGGCGGAACAGGAATTTTTAGGGTCCCAACGCGGGCTGCAGTGCATCCCGGTCGGCCTCCATGCTTGGAGTTGAGACCACACCCTTTGAGGGAAACTCAGGTAGGGAGGTTCCTTAGAACCATTGCGTGCACCGAGACACAACTCTGGGCTGGTCAGGAGGGTGGAGTCAGGGTCTGGAATCTTAAGGATGTATTTGAACCTGGGTGCGGTCTCGGAGGCAGGGTCCTGAGGGGTGATGAGGATGCAGCGCCTTACTATGAATCTGCAAACACCTCTCCTGCCATGTTTTTGATGGTTGATGTTGGGAATAAGTTGATTTGGAGCGGGCATAAGGATGGCAAGATTAGGTCTTGGAAGATGGATCAGCCTTTGGATGCTTCTACTCCTTTTAAGGAAGGGCTTTCCTGGCAGGCGCACCGTGCTCCTGTTCTTGCCATGGTTATGACTTCTTATG GTGATATGTGGTCAGGTTCTGAGGGTGGTGTTATTAAGATCTGGCCATGGGAATCCATTGAAAAATCTCTTTCTCTAAAGCCAGAGGAAAGACACATGGCAGCTTTACTGGTGGAGAGGTCATGCATTGACCTTAGGAGCCAGGTTACTGTAAATGGTGTCTGCAGTATATCTTCTCAAGATGTCAAGTGTTTGTTATCTGATAATTTTAGAGCAAAAGTTTGGTGTACTGGGTCTATGTCCTTCTCATTGTG GGATGCTCGTACACGAGAGCTTGTGAAAGTCTTTAATGTAGATGGTCAGATTGAGAATAGAGTTGACATGTCGTCTGTGCAGCAAGATCAAGCATCAGTAGAAGATGAGATGAAGGTGAAATTTGTTTCGACGACGAAAAAGGAGAAATCGCAGGGCTTTTTGCAACGGTCCCGCAATGCTATAATGGGAGCTGCAGATGCTGTTCGCCGAGTTGCGACCAGAGGGGCAGGGGCATTTGTAGAAGATGCCAAGAAAACGGAAGCACTAGTGCTAACTGCAGATGGCATGATATGGAGCGGATGTACAAATGGTTTATTGGTACAGTGGGATGGGAATGGAAACCGTGTTCAAGATTTTAATCACCATCCTTCTGCTGTCCAGTGCTTTTGCACTTTTGGGGCACGCATATATGTAGGATATGCGAGTGGTCACATTCAGGTCTTGGATCTTGAGGGAAATCTGATTGCAAGATGGGTTGCACACAGTAGTCCGGTCATAAAATTGGCAGTTGGAACTGGTTGTATTTATAGCTTGGCTACTCACGGTGGAATACGTGGATGGAACATGAAATCTCCAGGACCTAGTGATGACATACTACGTTCTGAATTGGCTGCTAAAGAAAGTATATATACTAGAAGAGACAACGTTAGAATTTTGATTGGCTCATGGAATGTTGGTCAAGGAAGAGCATCTCATGGTTCACTCATGTCATGGTTGGGTTCCGCTGTGCCAGATGTTGGTATTGTAGTTGTTGGGTTGCAAGAAGTAGAAATGGGTGCAGGTTTTCTTGCAATGTCTGCAGCAAAAGAAACT GTAGGGCTTGAAGGGAGTTCTGTTGGGCACTGGTGGCTGGATAATATAGGAAAGGCTTTAGAAGAAGGAAAAACTTTCGAACGTATGGGTTCTAGGCAGCTAGCAGGCTTGCTCATATCTCTTTG GGTAAGAAAAAATCTTAGAACACACGTTGGAGATATAGATGCTGGAGCAGTTCCATGCGGCTTTGGTCGTGCCATTGGCAACAAG GGAGGTGTAGGTTTGAGAATCAGAGTCTATGATCGGATAATGTGCTTTGTGAACTGTCACTTGGCTGCACATTTGGAAGCTGTCAATCGCCGCAATGCTGACTTTGATCACATTTATCGAAATATGGTCTTCAATCGGTCATCTCTACTTAACACAGCAGCTGGTATGATACCATACCTGTTTTTGTCTTGCTGTCTTGCCTTCTCTACATATTTATTTTGGCTGCTTTATTCTTCTGGCTTGCCATGGGTCCTCTCTCTTGCAGCTGGTGTGTCTACTGCTGTTAACACGGTTCGGACTACAAAT GCTGCAGGCAGCAACTCTGAAGAAGCAGCAAGACCTGAATTAGCCGAAGCCGATGTGGTTGTTTTTCTGGGTGATTTCAATTACCGACTTTTTGGTATATCTTATGATGAAGCAAGGGACTTCGTTTCACAAAGATGCTTTGATTGGCTCAGAGAAAAAGATCAGCTCAGAGCAGAGATGAAAGCTGGGAAAGTTTTCCAAGGGATGCGTGAGGCACTCATCAGATTCCCTCCAACATACAAGTTTGAAAGGCACCAAGCAGGTTTAGCAG GATATGATGCTGGTGAGAAGAAACGAATTCCTGCCTGGTGTGACAGAATAATATATCGTGATAATCGATCAGCTCCAGTCTCTGAGTGCAGTTTAGAGTGCCCTGTGGTCTCAGCAATTTTACA GTATGATGCATGCATGGATGTGACTGACAGTGATCACAAACCTGTCCGGTGTAAATTAACTGTACAAATTGCCCATGTTGATAGATCGGTAAGGAGAGGGGAGTTTGGGGAAATTATTAGATCCAATGAGAAAATCAGATCTATGCTTGAAGAATTGAATTATGTTCCTGAAACTAGTGTGAACACAAACAACATAATCCTTCAAAATCAGGATACATCCATTTTACGTATCACCAATAAATGTGTGAAGGATATGGCCATATTTAAAATCATTTGCGAAGGTCACTCCACTGTCAaggaggatggagaagagcctGATTATCGCCCAAGAGGTGCCAACGGGTTTCCCAGATGGCTTGAG GTCACACCAGCAGCTGGCATGATTAAACCTGAACAATCTGCGGAAGTATCCGTTCATCATGAAGAGTTCCATACTTTAGAAGAATTTGTTGATGGCATCCCTCAAAATTGGTGGTGTGAAGATACTCGTGATAAGGAAGTGATTTTGCTGGTGAATGTCCAAGGTAGCTGCTCAGCGCAAACATACACTCACCGAATCCGTGTGAGGCATTGCTTCTCAGCCAAGACAGTATCGCGCATTGACTCCAAATCCAACAGCTCTAGAAAAGGCCAGGGAAGTCCAGTTCACAAGCAACCTGCTAACACTTCAAGTGAAACTAACTCAAAAAATCCTTGA